Proteins encoded within one genomic window of Halorussus salilacus:
- a CDS encoding polyprenyl synthetase family protein has product MEYPESRRALVEERLETVLDRVEPTELAAEVRHVALSGGKRVRPTVTVLSCEAAGGKAEDAVDFAVGVELVHDASLVVDDIIDRSSVRRGNASAWAEFGHGPAIIASDGLLGEAFELFSPDPRAMEAVADAMVELGEGEATELVARPTDREEYMELARRKTGALFRAAAELGALAADADPATVEAFGEYAEKVGIAFQIRDDVLDATADADDLGKPTGHDAEMGRPSIVRVTDLDAEEADDLAHEYSEAALAALDRAETPDSTATGYLRDLAAFVVTREH; this is encoded by the coding sequence ATGGAGTATCCCGAGTCCCGCCGCGCTTTGGTCGAGGAGCGCCTCGAAACCGTCCTCGACCGCGTCGAGCCGACGGAGCTCGCGGCGGAGGTCCGCCACGTCGCGCTGTCGGGGGGCAAGCGCGTCCGGCCCACCGTGACGGTCCTCTCCTGCGAGGCGGCCGGTGGGAAAGCCGAAGACGCCGTCGACTTCGCGGTGGGGGTGGAACTCGTCCACGACGCCTCGCTGGTCGTCGACGACATCATCGACCGGTCGAGCGTGCGCCGGGGGAACGCGAGCGCGTGGGCGGAGTTCGGCCACGGCCCGGCCATCATCGCCAGCGACGGCCTGCTCGGGGAGGCGTTCGAGCTGTTCTCGCCCGACCCGCGGGCGATGGAGGCGGTCGCCGACGCGATGGTCGAACTCGGCGAGGGCGAGGCCACCGAACTCGTCGCCCGCCCCACCGACCGCGAGGAGTACATGGAACTGGCCCGCCGCAAGACCGGCGCGCTGTTCCGGGCGGCCGCCGAGCTGGGGGCGCTGGCGGCCGACGCCGACCCCGCGACGGTCGAGGCGTTCGGCGAGTACGCCGAGAAGGTCGGAATCGCCTTCCAGATACGCGACGACGTGCTCGACGCGACCGCCGACGCCGACGACCTCGGCAAGCCGACGGGTCACGACGCCGAGATGGGCCGACCGTCAATCGTGCGGGTGACCGACCTCGACGCCGAGGAGGCCGACGACCTCGCACACGAGTACTCCGAGGCGGCGCTGGCGGCGCTCGACCGGGCGGAGACGCCCGATTCGACCGCGACGGGCTACCTCCGTGACTTGGCGGCGTTCGTCGTGACTCGCGAGCACTGA
- a CDS encoding electron transfer flavoprotein subunit alpha/FixB family protein — MSDVLAVTEHRRGELRDVSYEVISAGRDLADETGGDLHLAVIGGDTERFAEDLDREGVDVIHTVDEGEEFNHDVYVQAVEALHADLDPQVLLMPNSVNGLDYAPAVANRLDLPLATDAVGLDYDDGLTVTREMYGSKVETTVKVGGDRQAVTIRDAEWPAAEGVGDAEVSAFEADIDADSGSTVTGFEEVGGGDVDISEADFIVSIGRGIEEEENLDLIRDLVEATDATLASSRPIVDNGWLPKNRQVGQSGKVVTPDVYLAIGISGAVQHVAGMKGADTIIAINTDPNAPIFDIADYGIVGDLFEVVPELIEEFE; from the coding sequence ATGAGCGACGTGCTGGCCGTCACCGAACACCGCCGCGGGGAACTCCGGGACGTGAGCTACGAGGTCATCTCCGCCGGGCGGGACCTCGCCGACGAGACCGGCGGCGACCTCCACCTCGCCGTCATCGGCGGCGACACGGAGCGGTTCGCCGAGGACCTCGACCGCGAGGGCGTCGACGTCATCCACACCGTCGACGAGGGCGAGGAGTTCAACCACGACGTGTACGTGCAGGCCGTCGAGGCGCTCCACGCCGACCTCGACCCGCAGGTCCTGCTGATGCCAAACAGCGTCAACGGACTCGACTACGCGCCCGCGGTGGCGAACCGGCTCGACCTCCCGCTGGCGACCGACGCCGTGGGACTCGACTACGACGACGGCCTCACCGTCACCCGCGAGATGTACGGTTCGAAGGTCGAGACCACCGTCAAGGTCGGCGGCGACCGGCAGGCGGTCACCATCCGCGACGCCGAGTGGCCCGCCGCGGAGGGCGTCGGTGACGCCGAGGTCTCGGCGTTCGAGGCCGACATCGACGCCGATTCGGGGTCGACCGTCACCGGCTTCGAGGAGGTCGGCGGCGGCGACGTCGACATCAGCGAGGCCGACTTCATCGTCTCCATCGGACGCGGCATCGAGGAGGAGGAGAACCTCGACCTCATCCGCGACCTCGTGGAGGCGACCGACGCGACGCTCGCGTCCTCGCGGCCCATCGTGGACAACGGCTGGCTCCCGAAGAACCGGCAGGTCGGCCAGTCGGGCAAGGTCGTCACACCTGACGTCTACCTCGCCATCGGCATCTCGGGCGCGGTCCAGCACGTCGCTGGCATGAAGGGCGCGGATACCATCATCGCCATCAACACCGACCCGAACGCGCCCATCTTCGACATCGCCGACTACGGCATCGTCGGCGACCTGTTCGAGGTCGTGCCGGAGCTCATCGAGGAGTTCGAGTAA
- a CDS encoding electron transfer flavoprotein subunit beta/FixA family protein codes for MKVLVTVKEVAEVADDFEIEGTEVGERYLEYDLNEWDDYAVEEAVQLKEDGPAEEVVTVTIGPERAEETIRMALAKGADRAVRIWDDALEEPDMLDVETKTNLLSAVVEEEAPDLVLTGVQSGDDALGATGVSLADQIGFQWGAVVNALDYDHDAGVAHVHRELEGGVEELTDIELPAVLTIQTGINEPRYASLRGIRQAQSKEIAPKSLADLGLDAGAVESDLTLTSMYEPESESDAELFEGDASDTAGKLATVLREKGVAE; via the coding sequence ATGAAGGTCCTGGTGACTGTGAAGGAGGTCGCCGAAGTCGCCGACGACTTCGAGATAGAGGGGACCGAGGTAGGCGAGCGCTACCTCGAGTACGACCTGAACGAGTGGGACGACTACGCGGTCGAGGAGGCCGTCCAACTGAAAGAAGACGGCCCGGCCGAGGAGGTCGTGACCGTCACCATCGGTCCCGAGCGCGCCGAGGAGACCATCCGGATGGCGCTCGCGAAGGGGGCCGACCGCGCGGTCAGAATCTGGGACGACGCGCTCGAAGAACCCGACATGCTCGACGTGGAGACGAAGACCAATCTCCTGTCTGCGGTCGTCGAGGAGGAAGCGCCCGACCTCGTGTTGACCGGCGTCCAGTCGGGCGACGACGCGCTCGGCGCGACCGGCGTCTCGCTGGCCGACCAGATTGGCTTCCAGTGGGGCGCGGTCGTCAACGCGCTCGACTACGACCACGACGCGGGCGTCGCGCACGTCCACCGCGAACTGGAGGGCGGCGTCGAGGAGCTGACCGACATCGAGCTCCCCGCGGTGCTGACCATCCAGACGGGCATCAACGAGCCGCGGTACGCCAGCCTCCGGGGCATCCGACAGGCCCAGAGCAAGGAGATCGCGCCCAAGAGCCTCGCCGACCTCGGGCTCGACGCCGGGGCGGTCGAGAGCGACCTCACGCTGACCTCGATGTACGAACCCGAGAGCGAGAGCGACGCCGAGCTATTCGAGGGCGACGCGAGCGACACCGCCGGGAAACTCGCTACCGTCCTCCGCGAGAAGGGGGTGGCAGAATGA
- a CDS encoding helix-turn-helix transcriptional regulator gives MRLFAALLIALLLLGSAAGVGVGQPPDDRVRTAELSDTVTQEGTKNTTTIDDNNTSHAGTTMRIALRDDGDARWNVTTRFVLRDENETEAFRELATEYENGGADVGFAPDTFERIADRTTTDREMTVASVDRSAELRDNSTLGVLTLSFTWTNFTRMDDGQILLDDAFTTESGTWLPVLSEDQRLIIEGPDGYVVQDTPKGVTNFNELHYEGPQAFEPGDITVVYAPRSNTETQTETQTETPSGGLSEFGGLPGVALLLFVVGGLGAYAWTQRRDDPGVAETARARATATGPESPDESDRSAASEVEGNDEGEEDDVELLSDEERVLRLLRQNDGRMKQAKIVSETKWSNAKVSQLLSKMDDDEQVDKLRIGRENLITLPDEDVTDTD, from the coding sequence ATGCGGTTGTTCGCCGCCCTCCTGATCGCTCTCCTCCTCCTCGGTTCCGCCGCCGGTGTCGGCGTCGGTCAACCACCGGACGACCGAGTCCGCACCGCGGAGCTGTCGGACACGGTCACCCAAGAAGGGACCAAAAACACCACGACCATCGACGATAACAACACTTCGCACGCCGGGACGACGATGCGAATCGCCCTCCGAGACGACGGCGACGCCCGCTGGAACGTCACGACCCGGTTCGTCCTCCGGGACGAGAACGAGACCGAGGCGTTTCGAGAGCTCGCGACCGAGTACGAGAACGGGGGAGCCGACGTCGGCTTCGCCCCGGACACCTTCGAACGCATCGCAGACCGGACGACCACCGACCGAGAGATGACCGTTGCGTCGGTCGACCGGTCGGCGGAGCTCCGGGACAACAGCACGCTCGGCGTCCTGACGCTGTCGTTCACTTGGACGAACTTCACCCGAATGGATGACGGCCAGATACTCCTCGACGACGCGTTCACGACCGAGTCCGGGACGTGGCTACCGGTGTTGAGCGAGGACCAGCGGCTCATCATCGAGGGCCCCGACGGGTACGTCGTTCAGGACACGCCCAAGGGCGTGACCAACTTCAACGAACTCCACTACGAGGGGCCACAGGCGTTCGAACCCGGCGATATAACCGTCGTGTACGCGCCGCGGTCGAACACCGAAACCCAAACCGAAACCCAAACCGAAACGCCTTCCGGCGGTCTCTCCGAATTCGGGGGGCTACCCGGAGTCGCGCTACTGCTGTTCGTGGTCGGCGGGCTCGGGGCCTACGCCTGGACCCAGCGCCGCGACGACCCGGGGGTGGCCGAGACGGCCCGGGCCCGAGCGACCGCGACGGGGCCGGAATCGCCGGACGAATCCGACCGGTCAGCCGCGAGCGAAGTCGAAGGGAACGACGAGGGCGAAGAGGACGACGTCGAACTGTTGAGCGACGAGGAGCGCGTGCTTCGACTGCTCCGGCAGAACGACGGGCGGATGAAGCAGGCCAAGATCGTCTCGGAGACCAAGTGGTCGAACGCGAAGGTCTCCCAACTGCTCTCGAAGATGGACGACGACGAGCAGGTCGACAAACTCCGGATCGGGCGCGAGAACCTCATCACCCTCCCCGACGAGGACGTGACCGACACCGACTAG
- a CDS encoding DUF7094 domain-containing protein: protein MRLAPVMLALLLALSPGAVAMQASAPTPSTATQSATASVGPSLNENTTAVLTLGTEPERTSFDSPSTSLGSSLAADREAFETELSVRSLDAELESADSESQKKQVLTRYRYRIENRVISLESEEKHATDAFSNGSISSSEYVRTLARIDSEAEHVLHTTRAVQRRAAQVPDFGMPNIYASVQVRLLPLEGPIRDRVAKALDGTADPVEVHVSAAETGVVLSMIRDDEYVREVVRPDRRDSSKTESLTPSEALDLVSEQYPWTRNNSAGGSSSRYSSTDVYDVTISHSHGNLTASLDAGTGEIFKEVQYKRLSGQGTLPPGPGVRNTTEGQFGSENVTLTVNRTYAGGPLRAQLTNETGEPLDGEISVDGESVGTTGEDGVVWTLGPDEAFRVTGTYDGTTVEVTTTPVDLDDESSEG, encoded by the coding sequence ATGCGACTCGCCCCCGTTATGCTGGCGTTACTGCTCGCCCTCTCCCCCGGTGCAGTTGCGATGCAGGCGTCGGCACCCACGCCCTCGACCGCGACGCAGTCTGCCACCGCCAGCGTCGGTCCGTCGCTGAACGAGAACACGACGGCCGTCCTGACGCTCGGGACCGAACCGGAGCGCACGTCGTTCGACTCGCCGTCGACTTCGTTGGGAAGTTCGCTCGCGGCCGACCGCGAGGCGTTCGAGACGGAACTCAGCGTTCGGTCGCTCGACGCGGAGCTGGAATCGGCCGACAGCGAATCCCAGAAAAAGCAGGTCCTCACTCGGTACCGTTATCGGATAGAGAACCGCGTTATCTCGCTGGAATCCGAGGAGAAGCACGCGACGGACGCCTTCTCGAACGGGTCGATATCGTCGTCGGAGTACGTCCGGACGCTGGCCCGCATCGACAGCGAGGCCGAACACGTCCTCCACACCACTCGGGCGGTACAGAGACGCGCGGCGCAGGTCCCCGACTTCGGGATGCCGAACATCTACGCGTCGGTGCAGGTGCGACTCCTCCCGCTCGAAGGTCCTATCCGGGACCGAGTCGCGAAGGCGCTCGATGGGACCGCTGATCCGGTCGAAGTTCACGTTTCCGCTGCCGAGACTGGCGTCGTGCTCTCGATGATTCGCGACGACGAGTACGTCCGAGAGGTGGTTCGACCCGACCGCCGCGACTCCAGTAAGACCGAGTCGTTGACCCCCAGCGAGGCGCTGGATTTGGTCTCGGAACAGTACCCCTGGACCCGAAACAACTCCGCCGGTGGCAGTAGCTCTCGGTACAGCTCTACCGACGTGTACGACGTGACGATAAGCCACAGCCACGGGAACCTCACAGCGTCCCTCGACGCTGGCACTGGGGAGATATTCAAGGAAGTCCAGTACAAGCGTCTGTCCGGTCAAGGGACTCTCCCGCCGGGTCCCGGCGTTCGGAACACCACCGAGGGGCAGTTCGGCTCCGAGAACGTCACCCTCACGGTGAACCGGACGTACGCGGGCGGACCGCTCCGCGCGCAACTCACGAACGAGACGGGCGAGCCCCTTGACGGTGAGATCTCTGTGGACGGCGAATCCGTCGGAACGACGGGTGAGGACGGCGTCGTCTGGACGCTCGGTCCGGACGAGGCCTTCCGCGTGACCGGAACCTACGACGGGACGACCGTCGAGGTGACCACCACGCCGGTCGACCTCGACGACGAGTCGTCCGAAGGTTGA
- a CDS encoding type IV pilin: MSGRALSPVLAVVCLLVVTVVLAGVVGIVAFGTSVPDPPPAAAIDVRADADADRLTFVHRGGDPLDARDLSLRVRVDGTALDTQPPVPFFSAEGFHPGPTGPFNSATDPRWEPGERASVRLAGTNDPTLAPGASVEVTITVQESVVAEVETTA; the protein is encoded by the coding sequence GTGTCCGGTCGCGCACTCTCCCCGGTCCTCGCCGTCGTCTGTCTCCTCGTCGTCACCGTGGTCCTCGCGGGCGTCGTCGGCATCGTCGCGTTCGGTACGTCGGTCCCTGACCCACCGCCCGCCGCCGCTATCGACGTGCGGGCCGACGCTGACGCCGACAGGCTCACCTTCGTCCACCGCGGTGGCGACCCGCTCGACGCCCGCGACCTCTCGCTGCGCGTTCGCGTCGACGGGACCGCGCTCGACACCCAACCGCCGGTCCCGTTCTTCTCGGCGGAGGGCTTTCACCCCGGACCGACCGGCCCGTTCAACAGCGCGACCGACCCGCGCTGGGAGCCGGGCGAGCGCGCGAGCGTCCGGCTCGCCGGGACGAACGACCCGACGCTCGCGCCGGGCGCGAGCGTCGAGGTGACGATAACGGTCCAGGAATCCGTCGTCGCGGAGGTGGAGACGACCGCGTAG
- a CDS encoding methyltransferase domain-containing protein, whose translation MGILEDKSRARLFYKYLSKVYDTVNPFIWNEEMRAEALAMLDIDEDDRVLDVGCGTGFATEGLLEHTENVHGLDQSVHQLEKAWDKLGKRDPVSFYRGDAERLPFGDDTFDVVWSSGSIEYWPDPVATLRDMRRVVKPGGQVLVVGPNYPKSTVMQKLADAIMLFYDREEADRMFREAGYVDIEHREMGPSYDPDIAITTVARDPDGE comes from the coding sequence ATGGGTATCCTCGAAGACAAGAGCCGGGCGCGGCTGTTCTACAAGTACCTCTCGAAGGTGTACGACACGGTCAACCCCTTCATCTGGAACGAGGAGATGCGCGCCGAGGCGCTGGCGATGCTCGACATCGACGAGGACGACCGGGTGCTCGACGTGGGGTGCGGGACGGGGTTCGCCACCGAGGGGCTACTCGAACACACCGAGAACGTCCACGGCCTCGACCAGAGCGTCCACCAGCTGGAGAAGGCGTGGGACAAGCTGGGCAAGCGCGACCCCGTGAGCTTCTACCGCGGCGACGCCGAGCGCCTCCCCTTCGGGGACGACACCTTCGACGTGGTCTGGTCGTCGGGCTCCATCGAGTACTGGCCCGACCCGGTCGCGACCCTCCGGGACATGCGCCGGGTCGTCAAACCGGGCGGGCAGGTGCTCGTGGTCGGGCCCAACTATCCTAAGTCGACCGTGATGCAGAAGCTCGCCGACGCCATCATGCTCTTTTACGACCGCGAGGAGGCCGACCGGATGTTCCGCGAGGCGGGGTACGTGGACATCGAACATCGAGAGATGGGTCCCTCCTACGACCCCGACATCGCGATTACGACCGTCGCGCGCGACCCCGACGGGGAGTAG
- the ahaH gene encoding ATP synthase archaeal subunit H: MPRPEVLERIKEAENEADEIVAEAEEARDDRISEAREEADRIRREAEEEASELHEERLAEAREEIEAEREELLAEGEEEREALEARARENEEEVTEYVVDLFEEAVHAQT; encoded by the coding sequence ATGCCGAGGCCAGAGGTTCTCGAACGAATCAAGGAGGCCGAAAACGAGGCCGACGAAATCGTCGCCGAGGCCGAGGAGGCCCGCGACGACCGCATCTCCGAGGCTCGCGAAGAGGCCGACCGTATCCGCCGCGAAGCCGAGGAGGAGGCGAGCGAACTCCACGAGGAGCGACTCGCCGAGGCTCGCGAGGAAATCGAGGCCGAACGCGAGGAGCTTCTCGCCGAAGGCGAGGAGGAGCGCGAGGCCCTCGAAGCGCGCGCCAGAGAGAACGAGGAGGAAGTGACCGAGTACGTCGTGGACCTGTTCGAGGAGGCGGTGCATGCTCAGACCTGA
- a CDS encoding V-type ATP synthase subunit I, giving the protein MLRPERMSKVSVTGSRAVMDDVIETIHELNLVHLSDYDGSWEGFEPGDPVEGAETASDRLVTVRSLESILDLEDEDAGPSRIVTDEALEDELESVRTEVNDLDDRRSELETELRDVEERLDSMAPFADLGIDLDLLSGYDTLQVAVGEGDADEVRSALSADDDIREFEVFSGDDTVAAFAFPTADADEDALDEALVGVDFALLGVPDASGSPEGYVEELEHERQKLESKLDGVENELHELKLDTAGFLLAAEEKLTIDVQKAEAPLNFATTENAFVAEGWIPTDRYTELASALGDAVGDRVEVDELERAEYSDSGHAHASENVTEEEVATDGGHATTMGDDEPPVVQDNPGAFKPFELLVETINRPKYSELDPTVVLFLTFPAFFGFMIGDLGYGILYMGVGYWLYSSFDSDAIKSLGGIALWAGGFTALFGVLYGEIFGLHQLGEWVWGGHPPIKKGLQPVGESFALTWMVVSILLGLLHMTIGYVFGFVEEVGHDPVDAVLESGSWVLLFAGVWTWIFSTQAAGQKPDFLFTVFDGDPFALGFGGFSPEIGTLGLAIGAVGFVLYLAGEVKHLGGPGLLIGALESLSVLSDALSYTRIAAVLLAKAGMAFVVNLLFFGVYTIDTPEGAEWHFMINYGPQYALEHYESASIMFPGLMHSGIGGVIGGLLVLVLGHLLVLALGITSAGLQAVRLEYVEFFGKFYEGGGEEYEPFGYERQHTTQD; this is encoded by the coding sequence ATGCTCAGACCTGAACGAATGAGCAAGGTGTCCGTGACGGGCTCGCGGGCCGTCATGGACGACGTCATCGAGACCATCCACGAGCTGAATCTGGTTCACCTCTCCGACTACGACGGCTCGTGGGAGGGCTTCGAACCCGGCGACCCCGTCGAGGGTGCCGAGACCGCGTCCGACAGGCTCGTCACCGTCCGGTCGCTCGAAAGCATCCTCGACCTCGAGGACGAGGACGCCGGACCGAGCCGCATCGTCACCGACGAGGCCCTCGAAGACGAGCTCGAATCCGTCCGGACCGAGGTCAACGACCTCGACGACCGGCGTAGCGAGCTCGAAACCGAACTCCGGGACGTCGAGGAGCGACTCGACTCCATGGCGCCGTTCGCCGACCTCGGAATCGACCTCGACCTGCTCTCGGGCTACGACACCCTGCAGGTCGCGGTCGGCGAAGGCGACGCCGACGAGGTCCGGAGCGCGCTCTCGGCCGACGACGACATCCGGGAGTTCGAGGTCTTCTCGGGTGACGACACCGTGGCGGCCTTCGCGTTCCCCACCGCCGATGCCGACGAGGACGCGCTCGACGAGGCGCTGGTCGGCGTCGACTTCGCACTACTCGGGGTCCCCGACGCGTCCGGAAGCCCCGAGGGGTACGTCGAGGAGCTCGAACACGAGCGACAGAAGCTCGAGTCCAAGCTCGACGGCGTCGAGAACGAGCTCCACGAGCTCAAGCTCGACACCGCTGGCTTCCTGCTGGCGGCCGAGGAGAAGCTCACCATCGACGTTCAGAAGGCCGAAGCGCCGCTCAACTTCGCGACGACCGAGAACGCCTTCGTCGCCGAGGGCTGGATTCCGACCGACCGGTACACCGAACTCGCGAGCGCGCTCGGCGACGCGGTCGGCGACCGCGTCGAGGTCGACGAACTCGAACGCGCGGAGTACTCCGACAGCGGTCACGCTCACGCCAGCGAGAACGTCACCGAGGAGGAGGTCGCCACGGACGGCGGCCACGCGACCACGATGGGCGACGACGAGCCCCCGGTCGTGCAGGACAACCCCGGCGCGTTCAAGCCGTTCGAGCTCCTGGTCGAGACCATCAACCGGCCGAAGTACTCCGAGCTCGACCCGACGGTCGTGCTGTTCCTGACGTTCCCGGCGTTCTTCGGGTTCATGATCGGCGACCTCGGCTACGGTATCCTCTACATGGGCGTCGGTTACTGGCTGTACAGTAGCTTCGACAGCGACGCCATCAAGAGCCTCGGCGGCATCGCGCTCTGGGCTGGCGGCTTCACCGCGCTGTTCGGCGTGCTGTACGGCGAGATATTCGGCCTGCACCAGCTCGGCGAGTGGGTCTGGGGCGGTCACCCGCCCATCAAGAAGGGGCTCCAGCCCGTCGGCGAGAGCTTCGCGCTGACGTGGATGGTCGTCTCGATACTGCTGGGCCTGCTCCACATGACCATCGGGTACGTCTTCGGGTTCGTCGAGGAGGTCGGCCACGACCCGGTCGACGCGGTCCTCGAAAGCGGCTCGTGGGTCCTGCTGTTCGCCGGGGTCTGGACGTGGATCTTCAGCACGCAGGCGGCCGGACAGAAGCCCGACTTCCTGTTCACCGTCTTCGACGGCGACCCGTTCGCGCTCGGGTTCGGGGGCTTCTCGCCCGAAATCGGGACGCTCGGGCTCGCCATCGGGGCGGTCGGCTTCGTCCTCTACCTCGCGGGTGAGGTCAAGCACCTGGGCGGTCCGGGCCTGCTCATCGGCGCCCTAGAGAGCCTGAGCGTCCTCTCGGACGCGCTCTCGTACACGCGGATCGCCGCGGTGTTGCTCGCCAAGGCGGGGATGGCCTTCGTGGTCAATCTCCTGTTCTTCGGCGTGTACACCATCGACACCCCCGAGGGAGCCGAGTGGCACTTCATGATCAACTACGGTCCGCAGTACGCGCTCGAACACTACGAGAGCGCGTCGATCATGTTCCCCGGCCTGATGCACTCGGGCATCGGCGGCGTCATCGGCGGGCTCCTCGTGCTCGTGCTGGGTCACCTGCTCGTGCTCGCGCTCGGTATCACGAGCGCCGGACTGCAGGCGGTCCGTCTCGAGTACGTCGAGTTCTTCGGGAAGTTCTACGAGGGCGGCGGCGAGGAGTACGAGCCGTTCGGCTACGAGCGCCAGCACACGACGCAGGACTGA
- a CDS encoding F0F1 ATP synthase subunit C: protein MIEFGVLFAQGGIDAFTPLQAISENGMAALAVGLAALGAGYAERGIGSAAIGAIAEDESLFGTGLIMTVLPETLVILALVVVFLVG from the coding sequence ATGATCGAGTTCGGTGTACTGTTCGCACAGGGCGGAATCGACGCGTTCACGCCGCTTCAGGCGATCTCGGAGAACGGCATGGCGGCCCTCGCCGTCGGCCTCGCCGCGCTCGGCGCGGGATACGCGGAACGCGGTATCGGTAGCGCGGCCATCGGTGCCATCGCCGAGGACGAGAGCCTCTTCGGTACGGGCCTCATCATGACGGTCCTGCCCGAGACGCTCGTCATCCTGGCGCTGGTCGTCGTGTTCCTCGTCGGATAA
- a CDS encoding V-type ATP synthase subunit E, producing MSLDTVVEDIRNEARERAKEIRSEGDERADEIVSEAEADAEEILAEQERETEQAISQEREQKLSSAKLEAKQKRLEARRDVLQDVRESVEERIATLEGDDRVELTRELLDAAAEEFDDGDTVRVYGKPDDDELLTDLVSEYDGYEYAGEYDCLGGVVVESSESRLRVNNTFDSVLEDVWDDNLQDISTRLFEQ from the coding sequence ATGAGTCTGGACACGGTAGTTGAGGATATTCGAAACGAGGCCCGCGAGCGCGCGAAGGAAATTCGTTCGGAGGGCGACGAGCGCGCCGACGAAATCGTCTCCGAGGCCGAGGCCGACGCCGAGGAGATACTCGCGGAGCAGGAACGGGAGACCGAGCAGGCAATCTCCCAGGAGCGCGAACAGAAGCTCTCCAGCGCCAAGCTGGAGGCCAAGCAGAAGCGACTCGAAGCGCGTCGGGACGTCCTGCAGGACGTCCGCGAGAGCGTCGAGGAGCGCATCGCGACCCTCGAAGGCGACGACCGCGTGGAGCTGACGCGCGAGCTCCTCGACGCGGCGGCCGAGGAGTTCGACGACGGCGACACGGTTCGGGTCTACGGCAAGCCCGACGACGACGAGCTGTTGACCGACCTCGTCTCGGAGTACGACGGCTACGAGTACGCCGGGGAGTACGACTGCCTCGGCGGCGTCGTCGTCGAGTCCAGCGAGTCGCGTCTCCGGGTGAACAACACGTTCGACTCGGTGCTGGAGGACGTCTGGGACGACAACCTGCAGGACATCAGCACCCGCCTCTTCGAGCAATGA
- a CDS encoding V-type ATP synthase subunit C, with product MSIKETEGTSNYEYVTARVRTRRAKLFDEEDYRKLLRMGPGEISRYMEETEYETEVNALGARYSGVDLIEYSLNRNLAKHFEDLLRWADGRLYTLVARYLRKFDAWNVKTVIRGIYSGADAETIAEDFIYAGEFDRQFLDRLAETGSIEEVIELLDRTRYGEPLADASADYEESGVLVPLENAVDRTYYEGLIGGVDATENRANQLYAEFLRAEIDFRNVRNVLRIARSGADIDPEEYFIEGGDLFRASDLAQLSGSIDELAAFIRDSTYGDDLSDALDELERADSLIGFEHALDVALLEYADRLSHVFPLSICPVLSYILAKEREVENIRAIARGREAGLSQDEIENELVVL from the coding sequence ATGAGCATCAAAGAGACGGAAGGCACCTCGAACTACGAGTACGTCACGGCCCGAGTCCGGACGCGGCGGGCGAAGCTGTTCGACGAGGAGGACTACCGCAAGCTCCTCCGGATGGGTCCGGGCGAGATCTCGCGGTACATGGAAGAGACCGAGTACGAGACCGAGGTCAACGCGCTCGGCGCGCGCTACTCGGGCGTCGACCTCATCGAGTACTCGCTCAACCGCAACCTCGCCAAGCACTTCGAGGACCTGCTCCGGTGGGCCGACGGCCGACTCTACACGCTCGTCGCGCGGTACCTCCGGAAGTTCGACGCGTGGAACGTCAAGACGGTCATCCGGGGCATCTACTCCGGGGCCGACGCCGAGACCATCGCGGAGGACTTCATCTACGCGGGCGAGTTCGACCGCCAGTTCCTCGACCGGCTCGCCGAGACCGGCTCCATCGAGGAGGTCATCGAACTCCTCGACCGCACCCGCTACGGCGAACCGCTCGCCGACGCCTCTGCCGACTACGAGGAGTCGGGCGTGCTGGTGCCCCTGGAGAACGCCGTCGACCGCACCTACTACGAGGGGCTCATCGGCGGCGTCGACGCGACGGAGAACCGCGCGAACCAGCTGTACGCCGAGTTCCTGCGGGCCGAGATCGACTTCCGCAACGTCCGTAACGTCCTCCGTATCGCTCGAAGCGGTGCGGACATCGACCCCGAGGAGTACTTCATCGAGGGCGGGGACCTGTTTCGGGCCTCCGACCTAGCACAGCTGTCGGGAAGCATCGACGAACTCGCGGCGTTCATCCGCGACAGCACGTACGGCGACGACCTGTCGGACGCGCTCGACGAACTCGAACGCGCCGACAGCCTCATCGGCTTCGAACACGCACTAGACGTTGCATTGCTGGAGTACGCCGACCGCCTCTCGCACGTGTTCCCCCTGTCGATCTGTCCCGTGCTGTCGTACATCCTCGCCAAGGAGCGCGAGGTCGAGAACATCCGCGCCATCGCCCGCGGCCGCGAAGCGGGCCTGAGCCAGGACGAGATCGAGAACGAACTGGTGGTACTATGA